One Onychostoma macrolepis isolate SWU-2019 chromosome 15, ASM1243209v1, whole genome shotgun sequence DNA segment encodes these proteins:
- the LOC131520994 gene encoding uncharacterized protein LOC131520994 — MFQHLQNQECKHTEESTRQTPDDTDQQGGEKRETYKTDKVEVKKDQSKGKKRKSSDASNREKKQDSKEERQPQTFDMDSDAGHESEEVGASDSADCSPNNPTEDIKVFGRLALTGQKKTQYVVSKEEIQRRIEGESMSSNVFRDLLGGRKNNLPEIVLTLPKKIKTKTSIFSALTEGEASDLAIGLTKSLCQNVSPELVRKDISDQSAEVTRTTLASVRANLQSGLDSTSPFSLLTHTFGPQAVDGVLGFIIESLK; from the exons ATGTTTCAACATCTACAAAATCAAGAATGTAAGCACACAGAGGAAAGCACCAGACAAACTCCAGATGATACGGATCAACAGGGAGGAGAGAAAAGGGAAACTTACAAAACAGACAAAGTGGAAGTAAAAAAAGACCAATCAAAGGGTAAAAAACGCAAGTCAAGTGATGCATCAAATAGGGAAAAAAAGCAAGACAGCAAGGAGGAAAGACAGCCACAAACTTTTGACATGGACAGTGATGCAGGTCATGAAAGTGAGGAAGTAGGGGCAAGTGACAGTGCAGATTGTTCTCCAAATAACCCCACAGAGGACATTAAAGTTTTTGGACGCTTAGCCCTCACTGGCCAGAAAAAGACCCAGTATGTTGTCTCAAAAGAAGAAATTCAGCGCAGAATAGAAGGGGAGAGCATGTCCTCTAATGTTTTTAGAGATCTGCTAGGA GGCCGCAAGAACAATTTGCCTGAAATAGTCCTCACCCTTCCCAAGAAAATAAAGACTAAGACAAGCATTTTTAGTGCTTTAACAGAGGGCGAGGCTTCAGATCTAGCCATTGGTCTAACCAAAAGCCTATGTCAAAATGTCAGCCCAGAATTGGTACGCAAGGACATAAGTGACCAGAGTGCAGAAGTGACCAG gaCAACTCTCGCTAGTGTACGCGCCAACTTGCAATCGGGCCTGGATTCTACATCACCCTTCAGTTTGTTAACCCACACATTTGGTCCACAGGCAGTTGATGGGGTGTTAGGTTTCATCATAGAGAGTTTGAAATGA